A single window of Rubripirellula lacrimiformis DNA harbors:
- a CDS encoding heavy-metal-associated domain-containing protein, with protein MRGLAYAVAAIAAVGIMIAIGTGPTSEPTAPASSASATTADVSLASTDSPGTLTISVPEMHCAVSCFPRVKAALENTAAVKSVELGPQKEEGLIDNRQVIVSYDAGFSPKGALDLLQEEGFTDSTVIQ; from the coding sequence ATGCGTGGACTTGCATACGCCGTCGCCGCGATCGCCGCGGTCGGAATCATGATCGCCATCGGCACCGGCCCCACCAGCGAACCCACCGCACCGGCCAGCTCTGCATCGGCCACCACGGCGGACGTCTCGCTCGCTTCGACCGACAGCCCCGGCACGCTGACGATTAGCGTTCCCGAAATGCACTGTGCTGTGTCGTGTTTCCCACGCGTCAAAGCCGCCTTGGAAAACACTGCTGCGGTCAAAAGCGTCGAACTGGGCCCGCAAAAAGAAGAAGGCCTGATCGACAATCGCCAAGTGATCGTCAGCTACGATGCCGGATTCAGTCCTAAGGGAGCCTTGGACCTGCTTCAAGAAGAAGGCTTCACCGATTCGACGGTCATCCAGTAA
- a CDS encoding sirohydrochlorin chelatase has protein sequence MNSPASIDVNVSPGQSTAAGLLLIGHGTRDQTGTDQFFELGRILADRLGSVPVAVSLLEFQEPTIPQAFQELIDRGVQRVHVAPLLLFAAGHAKDDIPAIIRQCIGESPEVTTEQSRPLSRHPSIVELMVERISESLAMTNSPPSRTALIAVGRGSRWPCASTDMRMLTEIVAQRFAFAASATAFYAMASPSLPEVIDQVAGSGQFDSIVIHPHLLFEGRLYQAIMDQVNEAGMKHADVKFIVSNYLGPHANVADAIIDRSGLGATQNPERA, from the coding sequence GTGAATTCACCAGCCTCGATCGACGTGAACGTTTCGCCTGGACAGTCGACCGCCGCTGGTCTGTTGCTGATCGGACACGGGACCCGTGACCAGACGGGCACCGATCAGTTTTTCGAACTCGGACGGATCCTGGCTGATCGGCTGGGTTCGGTACCGGTCGCAGTGTCGCTGCTGGAATTCCAAGAGCCGACGATCCCGCAGGCCTTTCAGGAATTGATCGACCGAGGCGTCCAGAGAGTCCACGTGGCGCCTTTGTTGCTGTTCGCCGCAGGGCATGCCAAAGACGATATACCGGCCATCATCCGCCAGTGCATTGGTGAATCGCCCGAGGTCACCACCGAGCAATCACGGCCGCTATCGCGTCACCCATCGATCGTCGAATTGATGGTCGAACGGATATCGGAATCGTTGGCGATGACCAATTCGCCGCCATCACGAACGGCGCTGATCGCCGTAGGTCGTGGCAGCCGCTGGCCATGTGCATCGACCGACATGCGAATGTTGACCGAGATCGTTGCCCAACGCTTTGCGTTTGCAGCATCTGCCACTGCCTTCTATGCGATGGCATCCCCTTCGCTGCCGGAAGTCATCGACCAGGTGGCCGGATCCGGCCAATTTGATTCGATCGTGATCCACCCGCACCTGCTGTTCGAGGGCCGGCTGTACCAAGCGATCATGGATCAGGTCAACGAGGCAGGCATGAAGCATGCCGATGTCAAGTTCATCGTTTCCAACTATCTGGGACCGCATGCCAATGTCGCCGATGCAATCATCGACCGCAGCGGACTTGGTGCAACGCAGAATCCAGAGCGGGCCTAG
- the argH gene encoding argininosuccinate lyase, with protein MSTDQNPSQQASPSRSGVFHAETDQRLESFAESISFDRRLYQHDIRGSIAHSDMLASVGLISRDEATEIQKALREIEVELDTDRLPIRFELEDIHMHVEQALIDRIGDVGRKLHTARSRNDQVSTDIRMWIRDALDRLDSSLAALQAAFLGRCDADFDVVLPAYTHLQRAQPVLAPHYWLAYIEKFARDRDRLADCRARVNQCPLGVAAVAGTTLPIDRDQTAKALDFDGVTANSLDTSSDRDFMLETAFVLSVVASHLSGWAEEWILWSTVEFNFIKMPHAFCTGSSIMPQKVNPDTLELTRGKSARVMGNLQTLMLLVKNLPMAYNRDLQEDKPPLFDSFDTVLAMLELATPIVQGSVLQRESIASRLERGYLDATTLMEWMIAKGMPQRRAHHLVGAIVGEAMQRDVPLADLPIDVLQSHAPEIDKTIYECLGSRNAVDAFVSYGSTAPDQVRAQIDRWKKQLG; from the coding sequence GTGAGCACCGATCAAAATCCTTCTCAACAAGCCAGCCCCTCGCGTAGCGGGGTTTTCCACGCTGAAACCGATCAACGGCTGGAATCCTTTGCCGAAAGCATCAGTTTCGATCGCCGCCTGTATCAACACGACATCCGCGGATCGATCGCCCACAGCGATATGCTGGCAAGCGTCGGCTTGATTTCCCGAGACGAAGCGACCGAAATCCAGAAAGCCCTTCGCGAAATCGAAGTCGAACTGGACACTGACCGGCTTCCGATCCGTTTCGAGCTCGAAGACATCCACATGCACGTCGAGCAAGCGTTGATCGACCGCATCGGCGACGTCGGCCGGAAACTGCACACCGCCCGCAGTCGAAATGACCAAGTCAGCACCGACATCCGCATGTGGATCCGTGACGCACTGGACCGCTTGGACAGTTCGCTGGCAGCATTGCAGGCGGCATTCCTGGGCCGCTGCGACGCCGACTTTGACGTCGTGCTGCCAGCTTACACCCACCTGCAACGCGCCCAACCGGTGCTGGCACCGCACTACTGGTTGGCGTACATCGAAAAGTTCGCTCGCGACCGTGACCGATTGGCCGATTGCCGCGCCCGCGTCAACCAATGTCCGCTGGGGGTGGCCGCCGTGGCTGGCACGACGCTGCCGATCGATCGCGACCAAACGGCCAAGGCGCTGGATTTCGACGGCGTTACCGCCAACAGTCTGGACACCAGCAGCGACCGCGACTTCATGCTGGAAACGGCGTTCGTCCTATCGGTCGTGGCATCGCACCTGAGCGGTTGGGCCGAGGAATGGATTTTGTGGAGCACCGTTGAATTCAATTTCATCAAAATGCCGCACGCCTTCTGTACCGGCAGCAGCATCATGCCCCAGAAGGTCAATCCGGACACGCTAGAATTGACCCGCGGCAAATCGGCACGCGTGATGGGCAATCTGCAAACGTTGATGTTGTTGGTCAAGAATCTGCCGATGGCGTACAACCGCGATTTACAAGAAGACAAACCCCCGTTGTTCGATTCGTTCGACACCGTGCTGGCGATGTTGGAACTGGCCACCCCGATCGTCCAAGGCAGCGTGTTGCAGCGAGAATCGATTGCCAGCCGATTGGAACGCGGCTACCTGGATGCCACCACGCTGATGGAATGGATGATCGCCAAGGGCATGCCTCAGCGAAGGGCCCACCACTTGGTCGGCGCGATCGTCGGCGAAGCGATGCAGCGTGACGTGCCGCTTGCCGATCTGCCAATCGATGTGCTGCAATCCCATGCACCGGAGATCGACAAAACGATTTACGAATGCTTGGGCAGCCGAAATGCGGTCGACGCCTTTGTCAGCTATGGCAGCACGGCACCCGACCAAGTCCGCGCCCAAATCGATCGCTGGAAGAAACAACTGGGTTAG
- a CDS encoding DUF3467 domain-containing protein, translated as MADAKTPEAEKPAAAPAAAAQTQAQQPVQVQVEDDQAAACYANFCRVTGSPEELIVDFGLNPQPIGVPKDPIQVKQRIILNFFTAKRLLAALQMSVARHESVFGVLETDINKRVRPGLMQQQAGQEKKS; from the coding sequence ATGGCAGACGCCAAGACCCCTGAAGCTGAGAAACCAGCCGCCGCACCAGCCGCCGCCGCTCAGACTCAAGCTCAGCAACCTGTTCAGGTTCAGGTCGAAGACGACCAAGCCGCCGCTTGTTACGCGAACTTTTGCCGCGTCACCGGTTCGCCTGAAGAGTTGATTGTTGACTTTGGTTTGAACCCACAGCCAATCGGCGTGCCGAAGGACCCAATCCAAGTCAAGCAACGCATCATCCTGAACTTCTTCACCGCCAAGCGATTGCTAGCCGCACTGCAAATGTCGGTTGCACGTCACGAATCGGTGTTCGGCGTTCTGGAAACGGACATCAACAAACGAGTTCGTCCAGGTCTGATGCAACAGCAAGCTGGCCAAGAAAAGAAAAGCTAG
- a CDS encoding site-2 protease family protein translates to MPTLAESLVSSSSRPLTVRKRPDLSANRQRYQGTGYWVVKEPVGLQYFRFHDEEYFILNMLDGHVSLQQIKDGFERRFAPQKITFGDLQQFIGMLHRSGLVISNSPGQGKALRERGRKKKNKEVMGKFANVFALRYRGFDPERILNWMLKPFGWIFTVPALLFFLMLILSSALLLASQYETVYAKLPTFQQFFAADRWLILAGTMAIVKVLHEFGHGLSCKKFGGECHEIGFMLLVFTPCLYCNVSDSWMLPNKWKRVWIGAAGIYVEMILASVAAYVWWFTESGTTINDLCLNMMFLNVVSTVLVNGNPLLRFDGYYILMDALEIPNLRQKSTEVLKRWFQQTCLGLELQDDPFLPTRGRFMFGMFTIASVIYRWVVVFSICWFVIKVLEPYGLQAVGRMVAVVGFFGLVAQPVIQTWKFCRTPGRLAKVKRTHLLPTIAIFSLAVAGVCYIPLPHHIDCAFEVRPSQAGAVYAGVPGRIEWTVDANAIVQEGDPIAVLKNPDLQIRLADLKGEEVLSKVKLDNMSRRSRDDMALKAQIETQSELLESIQQLRAKTQEEIDRLVVRAKREGYIIPPPIRQPQKAQDGRLPGWVGSPLEPNNRGALLTPDDVICEIGKPDAHEAVLIIDQGDVQMVREGQSVDMKLDAQRLETFSGVITEKSNEPIDSTSVSMSSQTGGDLQTEIDPATGQVKPRSVSYQARVPLNMDSIVMRPGYRGSAKIHVDPMSLGSRLWRVIAQTFNFEL, encoded by the coding sequence ATGCCAACACTTGCCGAATCACTCGTCAGCAGTTCATCGCGACCGCTGACGGTCCGAAAACGCCCCGACCTGTCGGCCAACCGCCAGCGTTATCAGGGAACCGGCTACTGGGTCGTCAAAGAGCCAGTGGGTCTGCAGTACTTTCGTTTTCACGACGAAGAGTACTTCATCCTGAATATGTTGGATGGGCACGTCTCGCTGCAGCAGATCAAAGACGGTTTCGAGCGGCGGTTCGCGCCGCAAAAGATCACCTTTGGCGATTTGCAACAGTTCATCGGAATGCTGCACCGCAGCGGTTTGGTGATCAGCAATTCGCCCGGACAGGGCAAAGCGCTGCGGGAACGCGGGCGCAAAAAGAAGAACAAAGAAGTGATGGGCAAATTTGCCAACGTCTTTGCCCTTCGCTATCGGGGATTCGACCCCGAACGCATTCTGAATTGGATGCTGAAACCGTTTGGATGGATTTTCACCGTCCCGGCGCTGCTGTTCTTTTTGATGTTGATCTTGTCGTCCGCTCTGTTGCTGGCCAGCCAGTACGAGACGGTGTACGCAAAGCTGCCGACCTTCCAGCAGTTCTTTGCTGCTGATCGTTGGCTGATTTTGGCAGGCACGATGGCGATCGTCAAAGTGCTGCACGAATTCGGGCACGGGTTGAGCTGTAAGAAGTTCGGCGGCGAGTGCCACGAAATCGGCTTCATGCTGTTGGTCTTCACGCCCTGTTTGTACTGCAACGTGTCCGATTCGTGGATGTTGCCCAACAAATGGAAACGCGTTTGGATCGGTGCGGCCGGGATCTATGTCGAAATGATCCTTGCGTCGGTGGCGGCTTATGTTTGGTGGTTCACCGAATCGGGCACGACGATCAATGACTTGTGTTTGAACATGATGTTCTTGAACGTCGTCAGCACGGTCCTGGTCAACGGGAACCCGCTGTTGCGATTCGACGGTTATTACATCCTGATGGATGCATTGGAGATCCCGAACCTCCGTCAAAAAAGTACCGAAGTGTTGAAACGATGGTTTCAACAAACCTGCTTGGGACTGGAATTGCAAGACGATCCGTTCTTGCCCACCCGCGGCCGGTTCATGTTCGGAATGTTCACGATCGCCAGTGTGATCTATCGCTGGGTCGTGGTGTTTTCGATTTGTTGGTTCGTCATCAAAGTGCTTGAACCTTATGGTTTGCAAGCGGTCGGTCGGATGGTAGCGGTGGTCGGATTCTTCGGCCTAGTCGCTCAACCGGTCATTCAAACTTGGAAGTTCTGTCGCACTCCTGGGAGATTAGCGAAAGTGAAACGCACTCACCTGTTGCCAACAATCGCCATCTTCTCTTTAGCAGTCGCGGGCGTTTGCTACATCCCTTTGCCCCACCACATTGATTGTGCATTTGAAGTCCGCCCCAGCCAGGCCGGTGCCGTCTACGCCGGTGTCCCGGGACGTATCGAATGGACCGTCGATGCGAATGCCATCGTTCAAGAAGGCGACCCGATCGCCGTGCTGAAGAATCCCGACCTGCAGATTCGTTTGGCCGACCTGAAGGGGGAAGAAGTCCTTTCGAAGGTCAAGTTGGACAACATGTCGCGCCGAAGTCGTGACGACATGGCGCTGAAAGCACAGATCGAAACCCAGTCGGAACTGTTGGAATCGATTCAACAGTTGCGAGCCAAGACGCAGGAAGAAATTGACCGATTGGTGGTTCGCGCCAAACGCGAAGGTTACATCATTCCGCCACCGATTCGCCAACCCCAGAAGGCCCAAGATGGTCGTCTGCCAGGCTGGGTCGGGTCGCCGCTAGAACCGAACAATCGTGGCGCGCTATTGACCCCCGATGACGTGATCTGCGAAATCGGCAAACCCGACGCGCACGAAGCTGTTTTGATCATCGATCAAGGCGATGTGCAAATGGTGCGAGAAGGCCAATCGGTCGATATGAAACTAGACGCACAACGATTGGAAACGTTCAGCGGTGTGATCACAGAGAAGTCCAACGAACCGATCGATTCCACCTCGGTATCCATGTCTAGCCAAACCGGTGGCGACCTGCAGACCGAGATCGATCCGGCCACCGGCCAGGTCAAACCCCGCAGTGTTTCCTATCAAGCCAGAGTCCCATTGAACATGGATTCGATTGTGATGCGGCCCGGTTATCGCGGGTCCGCCAAGATCCATGTGGACCCGATGTCGCTGGGCAGCCGCTTGTGGCGCGTGATCGCACAAACCTTTAACTTCGAACTCTGA
- a CDS encoding efflux RND transporter periplasmic adaptor subunit, which translates to MRLTFLAPVALLVTATVSAQQFTPPASTLSQPRSFQQPPTTPQGNQFQSRTSSVAGQISAENCYVQYINKVDVPATAEGLLNELRFEEGDEVSKGDVMAVIDDTAARLAVELKKAEEKEAMLTASNDVNLRDAREAAKVAIAEAKSFEELRKEGAIPYWEMEKKRLEAGRSELRIELAEQEQKIAQVKMIGKGSELEMAKFELTKRTIIAPHTGIIEARMSQLGQWVQPGTPMASLIQMDKLRVEGDIDALRYVGQVRKGTPVEVIIEDQVNDGTRIQGQLGFVSMEIDLNDRYRVWVEIDNQKVGDDWKFKPGMKAQILIK; encoded by the coding sequence ATGCGTCTTACTTTTCTAGCGCCAGTCGCCTTGTTGGTTACTGCGACGGTGTCTGCCCAACAGTTCACGCCGCCGGCATCCACGTTGTCTCAGCCGCGATCGTTCCAGCAGCCGCCGACGACACCGCAGGGCAATCAGTTTCAGTCCCGCACGTCATCGGTCGCTGGCCAAATCAGTGCCGAAAACTGCTACGTCCAATACATCAACAAAGTCGATGTGCCTGCCACGGCCGAAGGCTTGCTGAATGAACTTCGCTTCGAAGAAGGCGACGAGGTTTCGAAGGGCGACGTGATGGCGGTGATTGACGACACCGCGGCTCGTCTGGCCGTCGAACTGAAGAAGGCCGAAGAGAAGGAGGCCATGTTGACGGCATCCAACGACGTCAACCTGCGTGACGCTCGCGAAGCCGCCAAGGTTGCGATCGCCGAAGCCAAGTCGTTCGAAGAACTGCGTAAAGAGGGCGCCATCCCGTACTGGGAAATGGAAAAGAAACGGCTGGAAGCGGGACGTTCGGAATTGCGGATCGAACTGGCCGAACAGGAACAAAAGATTGCCCAGGTCAAAATGATCGGCAAAGGCAGCGAATTGGAAATGGCCAAATTCGAACTGACCAAACGGACCATCATCGCGCCGCACACCGGAATCATCGAAGCTCGCATGTCGCAGTTGGGCCAATGGGTCCAGCCCGGGACTCCCATGGCTAGCCTGATCCAAATGGACAAACTTCGTGTCGAAGGCGACATCGACGCGCTCCGCTACGTCGGTCAGGTACGCAAAGGAACTCCCGTCGAAGTCATCATCGAAGACCAAGTCAATGACGGAACCCGCATCCAAGGCCAGTTGGGCTTTGTCAGCATGGAAATCGACCTGAACGATCGCTACCGCGTGTGGGTGGAAATCGATAACCAAAAAGTCGGCGATGACTGGAAGTTCAAGCCCGGCATGAAGGCCCAAATCCTGATTAAGTAG
- a CDS encoding biotin/lipoyl-binding protein yields MSVNQQTVEETKAQIRGLVNEIAALAKSGATAEEFYSELLSRIITALAAAGGAIWLLDEDRQLRLQYQINAEPSILASDTDDATRHTRLLQRVANSGQSLLVPPYSGTTDGEAEGNPTRYLLVLGALKHEGQNDGLIEIFQRPDTAPDTQRGYLRFLQQMCDLASEWLRSQKLRTLGDRQLLWQQADSFARASHESLDLKETCYIVANEGRRLIGCDRVSVAMKRGGKCRVQAISGQDTIENRSNIVTALNNLATRVVAAGEPLWHDGSTEDLPPQIEEALEDYVDESYGRNIVVLPLREPERRLGTGEEAGAAGTIDRDNAHRGEVIGALIVEQIESDIPPDVYKARVDLVYEHGTRAIANARSHTNLFLMPLWRTLGHATWIVRARTLPKTLAVLAAIAAVALGLVFIPKDFNLEAEGTLIPDVRREVFAPIDGEVIEVLVDHNQVVAEGDVLVRLRNPDMEVQLTEIKGQILTALAEKTRVQGQLGLRRQLDDSEKRALMAEQNELEVKHRVLQQKLALQEERRNDLEIRSPIDGVVVSWDVEKTLRSRPIMTGQVLLEVADLNQPMYLELDLPEKREGHLDQYIAKNNLDQPDSKLDVSYILATDPDKPLDAVMFVNTVSTRAEANEEHGAVIKMRAVPDQEPLRELKPRPGAKVIAKVYCGRRSSGFVFFHEIIEWCYKFFF; encoded by the coding sequence ATGTCGGTCAATCAACAAACTGTTGAAGAAACGAAAGCCCAGATCCGTGGCTTGGTCAACGAGATCGCTGCGTTGGCAAAAAGCGGCGCTACGGCGGAAGAGTTCTATTCAGAGTTGCTGTCGCGAATCATCACCGCTCTGGCCGCTGCCGGCGGTGCGATCTGGTTGTTGGACGAAGATCGCCAGTTGCGTTTGCAGTACCAAATCAACGCCGAGCCTTCGATTCTGGCCAGCGACACCGACGACGCGACGCGGCACACACGGTTGCTGCAGCGAGTCGCCAACAGCGGTCAATCGCTGCTGGTTCCGCCCTATTCGGGAACCACCGATGGCGAGGCCGAAGGCAACCCGACCCGCTACTTGCTGGTCTTGGGGGCACTGAAACACGAAGGCCAAAACGATGGCCTGATCGAGATCTTTCAGCGACCCGATACGGCTCCCGACACCCAACGGGGTTACCTGCGGTTCCTGCAACAGATGTGCGATCTGGCGTCGGAATGGCTCCGCAGCCAGAAACTACGAACCTTGGGTGATCGCCAACTCCTTTGGCAACAGGCCGATTCGTTTGCGCGAGCATCGCACGAATCCTTGGATCTGAAAGAAACCTGTTACATCGTTGCCAACGAAGGTCGTCGCCTGATCGGATGCGACCGAGTCAGTGTGGCGATGAAACGGGGTGGCAAGTGCAGGGTCCAAGCGATCAGCGGCCAAGACACGATCGAAAATCGGTCCAACATCGTCACCGCCCTGAACAACCTGGCAACGCGAGTGGTCGCCGCGGGCGAACCGCTGTGGCACGATGGTTCCACCGAAGACTTGCCGCCGCAAATTGAAGAGGCGCTGGAAGATTACGTCGACGAATCGTACGGCCGAAACATTGTCGTGTTGCCGCTTCGCGAACCCGAACGACGATTGGGAACCGGCGAAGAGGCGGGTGCCGCCGGCACGATTGATCGCGACAACGCACACCGTGGCGAAGTGATCGGTGCATTGATTGTCGAACAGATCGAAAGCGATATTCCGCCCGACGTTTACAAGGCGCGAGTCGACTTGGTGTACGAGCACGGTACCCGCGCGATCGCCAACGCCCGCTCGCACACGAACCTGTTTCTGATGCCGCTATGGCGGACGCTTGGTCATGCCACGTGGATCGTTCGCGCTCGCACGCTACCGAAAACATTGGCCGTTTTGGCCGCCATCGCCGCGGTGGCTCTGGGACTGGTCTTCATTCCCAAGGACTTCAACCTGGAAGCCGAGGGAACATTGATTCCCGATGTTCGCCGCGAAGTCTTTGCACCGATCGATGGCGAAGTCATCGAAGTCTTGGTGGATCACAACCAGGTTGTGGCCGAGGGAGACGTCTTGGTCCGGCTGCGGAACCCGGACATGGAAGTCCAGCTGACCGAGATCAAAGGTCAGATCCTAACCGCACTTGCTGAAAAGACTCGCGTCCAAGGCCAACTGGGACTCCGTCGCCAATTGGATGATTCGGAAAAGCGGGCGTTGATGGCCGAGCAAAACGAACTAGAAGTCAAACATCGCGTGCTGCAGCAGAAACTCGCATTGCAAGAAGAACGTCGCAATGACCTCGAAATCCGCTCGCCGATCGATGGAGTCGTGGTTTCATGGGACGTCGAAAAGACGCTCCGCAGCCGACCGATCATGACTGGGCAAGTATTGCTGGAGGTCGCCGACCTGAACCAGCCGATGTATCTGGAATTGGACCTTCCCGAGAAACGCGAAGGTCACTTGGACCAATACATCGCCAAGAACAACCTCGATCAACCCGATTCCAAGTTGGATGTGTCGTACATCTTGGCGACCGACCCCGACAAGCCGCTCGATGCAGTGATGTTCGTCAATACCGTTTCGACTCGCGCCGAAGCCAACGAAGAACACGGTGCGGTGATCAAGATGCGTGCGGTTCCCGATCAAGAACCGCTTCGCGAACTGAAGCCGCGTCCGGGTGCCAAGGTGATCGCCAAGGTTTACTGCGGTCGCCGATCCAGCGGTTTCGTTTTCTTCCACGAAATCATCGAGTGGTGTTACAAGTTCTTCTTCTAG
- a CDS encoding DinB family protein, whose protein sequence is MKTPPIPDAADAQVMLRGAIGQIEFARRYTLELLDATPRQHWFEIPAGYQTNIAWQVGHLTVSQYGLLLFRVRGRQPEDLELIPGKFRKAYGRATVPTADQSKQPSPDELLQRMAEVYDRASRELPGVSSDVLLEPVEMPFAAFPNKLGAILFCPLHEQIHCGHIGMLRRGLGLDPIR, encoded by the coding sequence ATGAAAACGCCGCCCATTCCCGACGCCGCCGACGCACAAGTGATGTTGCGTGGGGCGATCGGCCAAATCGAATTCGCTCGCCGCTACACCCTTGAACTGCTCGACGCGACACCGCGACAGCATTGGTTCGAGATACCGGCTGGATACCAGACCAACATTGCCTGGCAGGTCGGCCACCTGACGGTCAGCCAATACGGACTGCTGCTGTTCCGCGTCCGTGGTCGGCAACCCGAGGATTTGGAATTGATCCCCGGCAAGTTTCGCAAAGCGTACGGACGGGCAACGGTACCGACGGCGGACCAATCCAAGCAACCCAGCCCCGACGAACTGCTGCAGCGGATGGCCGAGGTTTACGATCGCGCCAGCCGAGAACTGCCGGGGGTTTCATCGGACGTCTTGCTGGAACCGGTCGAGATGCCGTTTGCGGCTTTCCCGAACAAGTTGGGGGCGATCCTGTTTTGTCCGCTGCACGAACAGATCCATTGTGGTCACATCGGCATGCTTCGCCGCGGGCTTGGTTTGGATCCGATCCGGTAA
- a CDS encoding SAM-dependent methyltransferase, with the protein METIDESIYDHPKYYDLVFGADCAAEIKFITGCAAKHCSGKTQRMFEPACGTGRLLYALAKRDYEVGGLDLNAKAVDFCNARFRKHDRPEPAFVADMSDFRVKRRYDIAFNTINSFRHLGTEKAARQHLECMGQAVRVGGLYLLGVHLTPTDVPPSESESWSARRGHLSINTHMWTNSRDKKTRIEKFGIRFDVHSPSRSFRIADELVLRSYTPKQMDRLIASSECWEVVETYDFAYELNEPIEVDSTTEDVVYVMKRKKNR; encoded by the coding sequence TTGGAAACGATCGATGAATCGATCTACGACCACCCGAAGTATTACGACTTGGTGTTCGGTGCTGACTGCGCGGCCGAGATCAAGTTCATCACGGGCTGCGCGGCGAAGCACTGTTCGGGCAAGACCCAACGGATGTTCGAACCGGCCTGTGGGACTGGCCGGCTGTTGTACGCATTGGCCAAACGGGATTACGAGGTTGGTGGCTTGGACTTGAACGCCAAGGCCGTCGATTTCTGCAATGCGCGTTTCCGCAAACACGACCGGCCCGAACCAGCCTTTGTCGCCGACATGTCCGACTTTCGAGTCAAGCGGCGTTACGACATCGCATTCAATACGATCAACAGCTTTCGACATTTGGGCACCGAAAAGGCTGCTCGCCAACACCTCGAGTGCATGGGCCAAGCGGTTCGCGTCGGCGGGCTGTATTTGTTGGGCGTGCACTTAACGCCGACCGATGTACCGCCAAGCGAAAGCGAATCTTGGTCGGCGCGTCGCGGCCATCTTTCGATCAACACCCACATGTGGACCAATTCACGCGACAAGAAAACTCGCATCGAAAAGTTCGGAATCCGGTTTGATGTCCATAGCCCATCGCGCAGCTTTCGCATCGCTGACGAACTGGTACTGCGCAGCTATACACCCAAGCAGATGGATCGACTGATCGCGTCGAGCGAGTGCTGGGAAGTCGTCGAGACGTACGACTTTGCGTACGAATTGAATGAACCGATCGAAGTCGATTCGACCACCGAAGACGTTGTCTACGTGATGAAGCGAAAGAAGAATCGCTAG